Proteins encoded within one genomic window of Pieris rapae chromosome 1, ilPieRapa1.1, whole genome shotgun sequence:
- the LOC110994460 gene encoding uncharacterized protein LOC110994460, whose protein sequence is MDSSTQSQLQHSFSRLSTSQPRNEGRVVIPMRQSAATSFQLDCMIRYLELNPHMVNKRCETPCYREDTNAAWEKLANILNGMSKTTTPKNAETWRTIWAVQKKLVKQKVEKAASQDFIHVRSQLNERNRRILSLIDSSNDVDDRPATRQQSFQEKSTPSEKGTTTQRASEMLTKVDVHSPNLKLAPKRPSNSDNSGSTRTPPSRPCRRVSGNKAKTPKTIKNHKATPAKRQRVMGSGFVPLGVRRQAYMEVWI, encoded by the exons ATGGATTCTTCAACTCAGTCCCAGCTGCAACATTCGTTCTCGAGGCTATCGACATCACAACCACG gaATGAAGGAAGGGTGGTTATTCCGATGCGACAGTCGGCCGCAACTTCTTTCCAATTGGACTGCATGATTAGGTACCTCGAGTTGAATCCTCATATGGTCAACAAAAGATGCGAAACGCCGTGCTACAGAGAAGATACAAACGCTGCGTGGGAGAAGCTGGCGAACATTCTAAACGGAATGTCAAAAACCACGACGCCGAAAAACGCTGAAACGTGGAGGACC ATATGGGCCGTCCAAAAGAAATTGGTGAAGCAGAAAGTGGAGAAGGCTGCCTCACAAGACTTCATCCATGTTCGGTCGCAGCTGAACGAGCGAAACCGGAGGATTTTGTCGCTCATCGACTCGAGCAACGACGTGGACGACAGGCCGGCAACGCGACAACAGAGCTTCCAGGAAAAAtcg ACACCAAGCGAGAAAGGAACTACTACACAGAGGGCCAGTGAAATGCTCACAAAAGTTGACGTTCATTCCCCGAACCTCAAGCTCGCTCCTAAGAGGCCCAGTAATTCGGATAATTCGG gCTCCACCAGAACCCCTCCATCTCGCCCTTGTCGTCGAGTCTCCGGTAACAAGGCGAAGACACCAAAAACCATAAAGAACC ATAAGGCAACACCAGCCAAGCGGCAGCGAGTAATGGGGTCAGGCTTCGTGCCTCTGGGCGTGCGACGACAAGCTTACATGGAGGTATGGATTTAA